From a region of the Lactuca sativa cultivar Salinas chromosome 4, Lsat_Salinas_v11, whole genome shotgun sequence genome:
- the LOC111876777 gene encoding cyclic nucleotide-gated ion channel 1 codes for MKFFDPEGGFILQWNKTFLLCSVIALSLDPLFFYIPIVDGTQKCLDVDHKLKMVVCVLRSFADMLFVFHIIIQFRTAYVPRHNHILGKRIVRDEPHYVATRYFSSYFIIDVLAALPLPQLAILVIIPNLDGPTPFLTERILKLVIFSQYVPRVIRISLFYRKVTKISGFLTEKAWAGGAFNFFLYVLASHVVGALWYLFAIESELRCWAIACQRHNCDSKYLYCGEGRMGDFGFLNDSCPLLERNEIKDSTNFDFGIFLDALQTRVLETRDFPQKFLYCSWWGLQSLSSLGQGLKASTFYGEILFADFIAILGLVLFALLIGNMQKYLQSFSNVTLRVEEMKEKRREAEDLMSHISLPENLRDRVRRHKHYKWKITKGVELDSFVRGLPRDLRRDIKRHLCLPSLMRVPMFEGMDGHLMDAMCERLKPVLYTQNSYILQEGDPVPEMLFITRGRVLSFTTDGGRSNFLNYTDLGAGDFCGEELLTWALDPATPALPFSTRTVQAVTDVEAFGLEVDDLMFVASQFRRLHSRRLQHTFRFYSQQWRTWAACYIQTAWRRHRKRMQELEDTLQDALATVRESSSLSFGALIYVARFSSNALRMLRQINAQAQLSTPNLHLMLPLKPAHPNFENDTTIATL; via the exons ATGAAGTTCTTCGATCCAGAGGGGGGATTTATTTTGCAATGGAACAAAACTTTTTTACTATGTTCTGTCATAGCACTGTCTTTGGATCCTCTGTTTTTCTACATTCCTATTGTTGATGGCACACAAAAATGCCTTGATGTGGACCACAAGTTGAAGATGGTTGTATGTGTTCTTCGTTCTTTTGCGGATATGTTATTTGTATTTCACATTATTATCCAATTTCGAACTGCATATGTTCCTCGTCATAATCACATACTTGGAAAGAGAATAGTTAGAGATGAACCTCATTATGTGGCAACACGTTACTTTTCATCCTACTTCATCATTGATGTGCTAGCAGCCCTTCCACTTCCACAG TTGgcaattttggtaattatcccaaacTTAGATGGCCCTACTCCGTTTTTGACTGAAAGAATTTTGAAGCtcgttattttcagtcaatacgTCCCTCGAGTTATTAGGATTTCTTTGTTCTATAGAAAGGTGACGAAAATTTCTGGCTTCCTCACTGAAAAAGCATGGGCTGGAGGCGCTTTTAACTTTTTCCTCTATGTTCTAGCTAGCCAT GTAGTTGGAGCCCTATGGTACTTGTTTGCAATAGAAAGCGAACTGAGATGCTGGGCTATTGCATGTCAAAGGcataattgtgactctaaataTTTATATTGTGGTGAAGGCCGCATGGGAGATTTTGGGTTTTTGAACGATTCATGCCCTCTTCTTGAGCGAAATGAAATTAAAGATTCAACAAACTTTGATTTTGGAATATTTCTTGATGCTCTTCAAACTCGTGTGTTGGAAACAAGAGACTTCCCTCAGAAATTCTTGTATTGTTCATGGTGGGGTTTGCAGAGTCTAAG TTCTCTGGGACAAGGCCTTAAAGCAAGCACTTTCTATGGGGAGATTTTATTTGCTGATTTCATTGCTATCCTTGGGTTGGTTCTATTTGCCTTACTTATTGGCAACATGCAG AAATATTTGCAGTCTTTCTCAAACGTGACTCTTAGAGTGGAGGAGATGAAGGAAAAAAGGCGAGAAGCAGAGGATCTCATGTCACATATTTCCCTCCCTGAAAATTTAAGGGACCGAGTTAGGAGACACAAGCATTACAAATGGAAGATAACAAAGGGTGTCGAATTAGATTCCTTTGTCAGAGGCCTTCCTCGGGACTTGAGGAGGGACATAAAGCGTCATCTTTGCTTGCCTTCACTAATGAGA GTACCTATGTTTGAAGGCATGGATGGGCATCTAATGGATGCTATGTGTGAGCGTCTGAAGCCAGTTCTCTACACACAGAATAGCTACATACTCCAAGAGGGAGATCCAGTACCTGAAATGCTCTTCATAACACGTGGCAGGGTGCTAAGTTTCACAACTGATGGTGGAAGGAGTAACTTCTTGAACTATACAGACCTCGGGGCTGGTGACTTCTGCGGAGAAGAGCTTCTGACATGGGCTTTGGATCCTGCAACTCCGGCACTTCCTTTCTCAACTAGAACTGTCCAAGCAGTTACAGATGTCGAAGCTTTTGGTCTAGAGGTTGATGATCTCATGTTTGTGGCTTCCCAGTTTAGGCGTCTCCACAGCAGACGCCTCCAGCATACTTTTAG GTTCTACTCACAGCAGTGGAGGACATGGGCAGCCTGCTACATACAGACAGCATGGCGTAGACACCGTAAAAGGATGCAGGAACTGGAAGACACATTGCAGGATGCCTTGGCCACCGTCAGGGAAAGCTCCAGCCTCAGCTTTGGTGCCTTAATCTATGTGGCTAGATTTTCCTCCAATGCCTTACGCATGTTGAGGCAGATTAATGCCCAAGCCCAGCTATCAACACCTAACCTGCACCTCATGCTACCCCTGAAGCCAGCACACCCCAATTTTGAGAATGATACTACAATCGCTACCCTTTAG